The Oscillatoria salina IIICB1 region CCCGGTTTTGTGTAAAACCGGGTTAGTTATACTGGTTTTAATTGCATTTACAGCGTATTTTCATCCTTAAGGATTAATTTGACTTGCTCGTAATTGCAAGAAAAATTTGCCTTTCTGGGTTGATTTAATTTAAATTATTCTTAAGCGTTCTTGGTTACTAAACCCCAGATGAAAATTACTACAATCGCACCAATAATCGCTGTAATTATTCCTCCTATGGATAACGCACCTGCTGTCCCTACCCCGAAGATTAGTTGACCCAGAAATCCACCGACGAAAGCACCGAGGATACCTAATCCAATTGTAGCGAGGATACCGCCGCCTTGGTGTCCGGGGTAAATAGCTTTTGCGATCGCACCTGCAATCAAACCTAAAATAGCCCAAGCAATAATGTCGCCAATCATAAATTTTTCTCCTTTTTTTGTTTTATCTACTTGTGTTTTTGTTACTTTAAACTTATCAATTTTCTTTCTCTAGCTACCTCTATCAAACGAAATAACCAAAAGATAGAGAAACTAGCTCATTTGGCTGCAAGCGGCACTTCTTTAGATAGAGAGATTGTTGCTTTTGTGCCTATTTTTTGATTTTTCCTAAAAAAAAATGGGTAAGTTAAATTAAAGTAAAGGTTTAAATAAAGTTAACTTGAATTGTTTAAAGGCTTTAAATTTCAAAAACTTTAATTTTCAAGTAGCAAAATATACAGGTAATTAATAATCCAGATTTAAATTAAATCGAAGAATAATCCCGGCGGCTAGTTCAGATTTACCAACTGTTGTTAATACTGCGGAAGAATAAATAATTTCAGGAGAAAAATAAAGATTTCTTACTGGATTGGAATCAAAGGCGATTTTTCTGTTGGAAATTGAAGATATCTGATATAATTAAAGGTTAGCAAGGTAATTTAGCAAGTTAAAATTAACTTTCTAGTCAATAAATTTTTCCGATGAAACTAAGTTTATGTGCGATTGTTAAGAATGAAGAAAAAAACTTGCCTAAATGCCTACTTAGTGTTAAAGAACTGATAGACGAAATCGTAATTTTAGATACAGGTTCGAGCGATCGCACAGTGGAAGTAGCGAAAAGTTTCGGCGCAAAATTGTCTCATTTTCAATGGTGCAACGATTTTGCTGTGGCTCGCAACGAAGCCCTGAACTACGTGGAAACAGAATGGGTATTAGTATTAGATGCAGATGAAGTCCTCGAACCGAAAATCATTCCTCAAATCAAACAAGCAATCAAGAATCCAGATTATTTAGTTATTAATTTACTGCGACAAGAAATAGGAGCAAGGCAATCTCCTTATTCTCTAATTTCTCGCTTATTTCGTCGTCACCCAGCAGTAAGATTTTCTCGTCCCTATCATGCAATAATCGATGACAGCGTTAACCAATTATTACAACAAGAAAATCATTGGCAAATAGTTTCTTTACCAGAAGTAGCAATTTTGCACTATGGTTATCAACAAACAGCGATCGCGTCACAAGATAAGTACAATCGCGCTCAAAAAATCATGGAAGGCTACTTAGCAAATAATCCCGACGATGCTTATATTTGTAATAAATTAGGAGCCTTGTATCTGCAAATAAATCGATTAGCATCAGGAATTGAATTACTGCAACGAGGTTTAAAATCCCCAGAAATCGAACCAGCCGTGACTTACGAACTACATTATCACCTGGGGAACGCTTGGATCGAACAACAAGACTTTAACCAAGCCGCATTGCACTATCAAAACGCGATCGCACAACCAATCTTACCTCAATTAAAA contains the following coding sequences:
- a CDS encoding tetratricopeptide repeat protein produces the protein MKLSLCAIVKNEEKNLPKCLLSVKELIDEIVILDTGSSDRTVEVAKSFGAKLSHFQWCNDFAVARNEALNYVETEWVLVLDADEVLEPKIIPQIKQAIKNPDYLVINLLRQEIGARQSPYSLISRLFRRHPAVRFSRPYHAIIDDSVNQLLQQENHWQIVSLPEVAILHYGYQQTAIASQDKYNRAQKIMEGYLANNPDDAYICNKLGALYLQINRLASGIELLQRGLKSPEIEPAVTYELHYHLGNAWIEQQDFNQAALHYQNAIAQPILPQLKLGAYNNLGSLLKTAGQLEMAKKAYQTALKIDPNFALGYYNLGITLKTRGQMDEAIACYQKAIQLEPNYAQAYQNLGVALLKIGQVAASLKAFEKAIALFSSQNPPEAERLQNSLEKMGLFSPKSSRLRQELFD
- a CDS encoding GlsB/YeaQ/YmgE family stress response membrane protein is translated as MIGDIIAWAILGLIAGAIAKAIYPGHQGGGILATIGLGILGAFVGGFLGQLIFGVGTAGALSIGGIITAIIGAIVVIFIWGLVTKNA